The genomic interval GCTGGCAACAACCCGCTGGCCGGACCCAACGATGAGAGGTAGGCCTCGtctgagagagtgtgtgtgtgtgtgtgtgtgtgtgtgtgcacagggtTTAAAAAGTGTGCATCCACTGCAGATACAAGTTTTCATGAAGAAGCAACACAAATCCTGTTGCTTGACTTCCTGGCAACTCCAGTCCTGAATGTGCCGCCTCCATCAGCCTCCATCAACTCCAGCTGTGTCTGTTCCTTCACGTGTAGGTTCGGCGTGCGTTTCCCGTGCATGTCCGACGCATACGAccgagagctgcagcagctggccATGGACGTGGGCCAGGAGCTCGGGTACGGAGACTTCCTGAAGGAGGGCGTGTACTGCGTGCTGGGCGGACCCTCGTTTGAAACGATTGCAGAGGTCCGCATGCTGCACAAACTGGGCGCCGACGCTGTTGGTGAGTGGTTAATGGAGCTATTAGTGATTATTAACCACCAATACGGATCATTTCATATTGAAAGACAATACAAAGGCAGCAAAGTGAATATTTGACCTTTAAAGCTGCTTAAGTTAAGTCATTTGCACGTATGTTTCCTGATGCTTTATTTAAAATGGCCTCCTCCCCACCAGGCATGAGCACAGCACCCGAGGTGATCGTCGCACGCCACTGCGGCATGCGCGTCTTCGCCCTCTCATTGATCACCAACAAGGCGGTGATGGACTACGACAGCGAGGAGAAGGCCAACCACGAGGAGGTCCTCCACATAGGGAAGCAGCGAGCGGAGCAGCTGGAGCGGCTGGTCTCCACCATGGTGACCAGGATCGAGCACAACAACGACTGCGTCTAAGAGGCGCCGCCGTTCATGAGGGTGTGAAACCAGGTTGCAGCTCTGCAGCGTCGGCCAAGGAGACTTTCAAGAGCTCGTAACTTGGTTTATTTAGCTGAGGACGGACGAGGCCCACAGACGAAAGTCCTCTGAAGAATCCTCTTGTTCGTGTTCAGCCGACATCGTACATTCCTCTGCTGAGCGGCTCCTGATGAAGGAATCCCTTCTCAGATGTTTATgggtcattttaaatgtatttgttctaACTTAATATACGATCGGCTTGTGTAAATGTCTGCGATCTAACTTAATGAGCCAGAATCTGCTGTAAAGATCTTAATATGATGCTGTTGAcatgtgtacattttttaataagaaTATTGTTACTAAATACTATATTTATTACTACGTTATGTTTCCTTGTGTGGTTCTTTGGGTCGTTGATTGATTTACTCAAGTATCAAGGTGAAAGAGATTCTCAGCCTCGACTTATggattgaataaaaatataagaatGGTCAGTCTCACACAAACCTCTGATTCACGAGACCCATATCTTCgtctggatctgcagcaaacCGCGCCCACTCAGAAAGACCCATGAACTATTCCCTCGGTGAACCTCATAAAAGGTCTTATCTCGTATCTCGTGACTTTACTAAagaaatccgttcagttgtttttctgcaatcttgttcacaaacaaacaaacaagtaaataaagCGACCGTTCATTCACAGACTGGTGAAAACCTCccgtttttattttcagagagTGATTGAAGTTTGACAGGAAGCTGAACAGTAAACCAACATGTTGCATGATGAGCGGGTCCAAAGGGAACCACAAGGTTCCACTGTAAACATGAGCTGATGTTGCATAAGCGTGaatctgcacagactctggacGAGGCTGCAGGATTTTCACAGGAGCACACgaatgaaaaatattgaaaaaatgCAGCTCTTCcatgttaaaagttaaaaactgGTCAATTGGCAGAACAAACACTTGCAGGTTAATCTCTGGGTTGATGACACTGACCTTTTTTAATACagctcttcaaaataaaacctttgcTCCCCCGGTTGAGCAGAATCAGGCAGAAACACGAGGTTTCACAGTTCACACTGCTCACTGCATCTCCATTCATCTTGCATAACTGTTCATCTGTCAGTACTGACGTGTTCCCTCTGACAGGAGGAACTAACAAGGCCCTTTTTCATCTTCTGCCATTTTATAAAAGTATTCTTTTGTCAAACAGTCAGTAGAAAGTGCCATGCATAATGATAAGTAGTATGTTTGAAAGCTAAATAGATTCACTGAAGAACTCAAACCCATTCTGATGAACGTCTCCAGACCAGCAGATCTCTCCAAACACACAGTACGCACATTCACGAGCACAGATCTCGGATGAGGAAAGAAGAGCGAGCTGACCAACTCTCCGCCGACCACCGGCTCTGAGAGAATCTGAGCTTCAAGCAGCgtgaaaaggagaagaggaatcTGCACATTCCCTTCGACAGGAGGTCCGATTCCCGTCTTTAACAAGTCAATCAGCAGACGAATGTGGTCATGCAGAAGTGTCATTTAATATCTGGTGCTACATGATGAAGAATGATCATTAATGAGAAGAATTATATCATAATATTCATAAGTAAACCTCATAAATGACCAAAATATGACAGCAAACTTTCACACTTTTGGTTCAATGTAGattaaaagaatacaaaattaCAAATGAGTTTTGGCACAATTTCCAagggtgagtgtgtttgtttgtgtgtgtttaaaatgtgtgtgtttgtgtgtgtttgtgtgtgtttaactttctcataaaataaaaaccatgagAGATAATTCAGGTCAAAACAATGAAACTTAAATCTTTCccttaataaaaacaaaacaaatatatcgaTGAAAAGACGCATTTTGCTAAACgacaaaataaatgcattttacatatttgtaaacatatttaaacCAATTTATTGACTTAAATCTTTGACTGTCTTGGTCAGGTTTGTCCTGTAAAACCAAGTTAGAGGCTCGTAGTTAGCTTCTTCAAACAGTAACAACCGGCTGCAGTAACTTTAGAAACCAGATGTGTGGCGAGTTAACAACGTATTTCTGCATTAAGTGAAAGTTCcgataaaaactaaattttggTCTCCAGATTCTGAAATTAAAGCAATAACATAACTTTGGCCCCCGACAGGTCTGCTactgagaaatgtttttatttattttatttactttacgATAAAAGTTTGGTTTTGTCTCCACCCTCTAAAATAGGATCACTTCTGCCCCCTAGAGGTCTGCTACAGAGGAACACCTGAACGGCTCTGAACGCTGCGTTGGCTGCCAGGCTAAAGAAGAGCGCTTCCTGCTGCTGGGACGGGAAGAGTCGGCAGATGTTTGTGATACAGGCACAGTAACGATGGGTCGTCAGTCTTTAGTCCCGGAGGAGGGACTCGCAGCGTGGAGGACAAGGAGGCGCAGGAGAAAAGGCACTTGTGAAAGATACTGGGAGCTGCAGCCGGATGCTGGAGTTACAAGATGTCCGCTCATCTTCAGGCAAACATGGTCAGGGTGATCCACTGCAGAACAGAGGTAAAGTCACAGGTCAGTATCATCAGCAGGGGTTTC from Hippoglossus stenolepis isolate QCI-W04-F060 chromosome 23, HSTE1.2, whole genome shotgun sequence carries:
- the pnp5a gene encoding purine nucleoside phosphorylase 5a; the encoded protein is MFPEANTGYSYEDCKATADWLLAQTDVRPTVGIVCGSGLGGLADMLKDQVAFNYKDIPNFPQSTVHGHAGRLVFGTLKGRPCVCMQGRFHLYEGYPIQKITLPMRIFKLLGVATVMLTNAAGGLNQDFKVGDIMIIKDHLNMPGFAGNNPLAGPNDERFGVRFPCMSDAYDRELQQLAMDVGQELGYGDFLKEGVYCVLGGPSFETIAEVRMLHKLGADAVGMSTAPEVIVARHCGMRVFALSLITNKAVMDYDSEEKANHEEVLHIGKQRAEQLERLVSTMVTRIEHNNDCV